In Patagioenas fasciata isolate bPatFas1 chromosome 18, bPatFas1.hap1, whole genome shotgun sequence, a genomic segment contains:
- the ASPSCR1 gene encoding tether containing UBX domain for GLUT4 isoform X6: MIANKTDCSRISENAFVTEKAVLGPKRKLTDEIKSLRNAVVKRSSTFVPAEPATLMILEEVCRKQGGSPGEYGLKFQRSVLDLSLQWRFARLPNNAKLEMVPVSGRAGTGSTVRIALQLDDGSRLHDTFFCQQTLWELLSHFAEIRQFMEQHGEFSPVCVYMRDEISGKAALEKTTLRSLGLTGGSAIIRVVMKKCRSPGGEEAAGAAEQREEPAAGPGPSGGAADVPVPPANAFPQDSGRGDVAVSLSSRTDTRDVAKKSHGSLEELWPSSQPEAAPFIPFSGDGQRLGNSAVADGLDSPSSKLPTTFSSPGGPSKPKKSKNSQELQKEQEQLVEREALVCHPDLLEPLPAGPEELPDEFFEVTVDDVRKRLAQLQSERKRLEEAPLVTKSWREAQLKEKLERYPKVVLRVHFPDRHVLQGFFRPSETVGMLRDFVRAHLADADLPFYL, from the exons ATGATAGCAAACAAAACAGACTGTAGTCGAATCTCTGAGAATGCCTTTGTCACTGAAAAAGCGGTGCTGGGGCCGAAGAGGAAGCTCACAGATGAAATAAAATCCCTGAGAAACGCTGTCGTGAAGCGCAGCTCAACGTTCGTCCCGGCTGAGCCTGCGACGCTCATG ATCCTCGAGGAGGTCTGCAGGAAGCAGGGCGGCAGCCCCGGCGAGTACGGCCTCAA GTTCCAGAGGAGCGTGCTGGATCTCTCGTTGCAGTGGAGGTTTGCCAGACTGCCCAACAATGCCAAGCTGGAGATGGTGCCAGTCTCCGGGAGAGCGGGCACCGGCAGCACG GTTCGGATCGCATTGCAATTAGACGATGGCTCCCGTTTACACGACACCTTTTTCTGCCAGCAGACTTTGTGGGAACTTCTCAGCCATTTTGCAGAGATCAG GCAGTTTATGGAACAGCACGGCGAATTCTCTCCGGTCTGTGTTTACATGCGAGATGAG ATATCGGGAAAAGCTGCCCTGGAGAAGACAACGCTGAGGTCGCTCGGCCTGACCGGCGGCAGTGCCATCATCAG AGTCGTCATGAAGAAATGCCGCTCTCCCGGCGGGGAGGAGGCCGCGGGTGCCGCGGAGCAGCGTGAGgagccggcggcggggccgggcccctCCGGAGGAGCCGCGGATGTGCCTGTGCCTCCAGCAAACGCGTTCCCGCAGGACTCGGGGCGTGGGGATGTGGCCGTGTCCTTGAGCAGCCGCACAGACACGCGAGACGTGGCTAAAAAATCCCATGGCAGCTTGGAGGAACTGTGGCCTTCCTCACAGCCGGAGGCTGCCCCGTTCATCCCCTTCTCTGGAGATGGGCAGCGTCTGGGCAACTCTGCTGTAGCCGATGGGTTAGATTCGCCATCTTCAAAGCTGCCAACAACTTTTTCCAGCCCTGGAGGCCCTTCTAAGCCAAAGAAGTCTAAGAACAGCCAAGAACTGCAAAAGGAGCAAGAACAG CTGGTAGAACGAGAGGCGCTGGTGTGTCACCCTGATCTGCTGGAGCCGCTTCCTGCTGGCCCAGAAGAGCTTCCTGACGAGTTCTTTGAAGTCACGGTGGACGACGTACGGAAGCGTTTGGCGCAGCTGCAGAGCGAGAG GAAGCGCCTGGAAGAAGCTCCACTGGTGACAAAGTCTTGGAGGGAGGCTCAGCTGAaggagaagctggagcgttaCCCAAAG